CCGCAGTCGCAAGACTGCGCGCGGCAGGCGCCATCATCATCGGCAAGACCAACCTCGACCAGTTCGCCACCGGCCTGGTCGGCGTGCGCTCGCCCTACGGCATTCCCAAAAATCCAGTTCGCGACGATCTCGTGCCGGGTGGATCGAGCTCGGGCTCCGCGGTCGCGGTATCCGCGGGCCTGGTGCCGCTGTCGCTCGGCACCGACACCGCGGGCAGCGGCCGGGTGCCGGCCATGCTCAACAACGTCGTCGGGCTCAAGCCGAGCCTCGGGCTGATCCCGAATACCGGGCTGGTGCCGGCCTGCCGCACGCTCGACTGCATCTCGGTGTTCTCGCTCACCGTCGACGACGCGCTGGCCGCGCTTGCCGTGATGGCAGGTCCCGACGACGCTGATCCGTTCTCGCGCGACCGGCCGCTGGCCGCCCTCGCAGCGTTTCCCTCCAGGCTGAAGCTCGGCATTCCCAAGTCGGGTCAGTTGATCTTCTTCGGTGATCGCGAGGCCGAGACGGCCTATGGCAAGGCATTGCAGCGCTGGCAGGTGCTTGGCGCCGATCTCGTCGAATTCGACCTCGAGCCGTTCTACGAGACCGCGCGGCTGCTCTACGAGGGCCCGTGGGTCGCCGAGCGCTATCTCGTGATCCGCGACCTCCTGGCATCGTCACCCGACGCGATCCATCCCGTGACGCGCGAGATCACCATCGGCGGCGCGCGGCCGACCGCGGCCGATACTTTCTCCGCGCTCTATCGCCTGCAAGCGCTGCGCCGCGTTGCCGAGCGCAGCTTCGCGCAACTCGACGCGATCGTGCTGCCGACGGCGCCGACGGTCTATTCCACCGCCGACGTGCTGGCCAAGCCGATCGAGCTCAACTCGCGGCTCGGCACCTACACCAATTTCGTCAACCTGCTAGATCTCTGCGGCCTGGCGCTGCCGGCGGCGATACGGCCCGACGGTGCGCCATTCGGCATCACGCTGCTGGCACCTGCCGGCCGCGACGCCGAGCTTGCCGGCATCGGCCGGGTATTCCATGCCGACACCGGACTTGGCCTTGGCGCAAAATCGCTGCCGCAGCCCGCGCTCGCTCAAGTGCCGGCGCAAGCGACATCCAACGAGATCACCATCGCGGTGGTCGGCGCGCATCTCTCCGGCATGGCGCTGAACCACGAATTGACCGCGCTCGATGCGCGCCTGCTGGAGGAGACCGCCACCGCAACGGACTACAAGCTCTATGCGCTCGACACCACGCCGCCGAAGCCCGGCATGCTGCGCATCGAGACGGGTGCGGGTCATGCGATCAAGCTCGAGCTCTGGGCGATGTCACCTGCCGCGTTCGGAAGATTCGTTGCCGCGATCCCGCCGCCGCTGTCGATCGGCACGATCCGGCTTGCCGACGGGCGGCAGGCCAAAGGCTTCATCGTCGAGCCGGCCGCGATTCATGGCGCGAAAGATATTTCGGCCTTTGGCGGCTGGCGGGCGTTCATGGCGGAGAAGGCGAAAGGTTAGCCGCCCCTTCCGCCATTCCGGGGCGCGCCTCTTGGCGCGAGCCCGGAATCCATTTCGCCTCAGCGACCGTTGCCGGAAGCGGCCCGCAACCAATCATCTACGTCAGATGCCGATGAATGGATTCCGGGCTCGCGCTTCGCGCGCCCCGGAATGACGGTGAGAGCTACACCGACACCGCGTAGGTCTCATATTCCCCGCGCACCTGCTCGATATGGGCGCGCATCGCAGCCGCAGCGCCCGGCTTGTCGCCGCGCATGATGGCGACCACGACGCGATCATGTTCGGCGTGGGATTTTGCAAGGCGCCCGAGGTTACGGAACTGGGCGCGGCGGAACGGCTGCACCCGCACCCGCGTCGCCAAGGTGATCTCGGCGATATAGGCGTTCTGCGAGCCGGTATAGATCGCATTGTGAAAGCGCTCATTGACCTCGTGGAAGCGCTCGGGATTGCCGGTGTAGCTCAGCACCCGCAGCTCCTCGTGGATCGCCTCCAGCGCGTGACGCTCCGCCGGCGTCATGCGTTCCGCGGCAAGGCCGGCGCACATCGCCTCCAGCTCGGCCATCGCCTCGAACATGCCGGTGAGCCGCTCCAGCGAGGGCCGCGCCACCACCGCGCCGCGATGCGCACGGGCGTCGATCAGGCCGCTGGCGGCCAGCTGCCGCAGCGCCTCGCGCACCGGCGTCCGCGAGACGTTGAAGCGGCGCGCAAGGTCGGTCTCGTCGAGTCCGGCCCCCGGCGGCAGCGTGCCGCGCACGATCTCGTCGGCGAGTTGCAGGCGCAGCTCTTCGGCGCGCGTGACCTTGTCGACCAGCGACGACGGGCGATCGACGCGCGGCACGACCGGCTCGGATTCAGTCGGCTGCGGCGCGCGGGTCGGAAGATCGTCCAGGCTCATGGTTCAAGCGCTCTTGTTCAAACGCCTTTGGGCTCGTCGATGACGCTGACATGGGCCGCGACGATTCTCCAGCCCTCGGGGAAGCGAATCCACGTCTGCATCTGCCGTCCCACCCTGCCCGGAGCGCTGTCCCGATAGAACAGCGTCGAGGCGATCGCGGTGTCGCGGCCATAGGTCGTGATCACGGTGCGGTCGATCCTGCGCATCAGCCCGGCCGCCGGCCGCCCGGCGCGGAACGCCGCGATCTCGCCGTAGCCGTAAAGGTTCTCGCCGATGCCATAGCGCAGCGTGCGGCTGTCGTTGCGGAACAGTTCGCCGAGCACCGCGACATCGTTCGACACCAGCGCCGTTTCGTAGCGCTGGAACTGCGCGGTGACCTCGGCGACCACGTCGGGAAGATCGATGTCCATAGTCAAAGTCCTCTCGGCGCAGGCGCGTTCGCAACGCCCATCTGTTCCAGCGCGTAGGCGACCCGCAGCGCGATGTCCTCGCGCCAGGGCGCGGCAATAATCTGAACGCCGATCGGCATCGGTTCAAGCGGCACCGGCACGGCGACCACCGGCAGGCCGATGAAGGAGATCGGCTGGGTATGGATTCCGATATTGGGACGCACCGGAAGCTCGACCCCATCGAGCGTGAAGTTGGCCTGACCGATCTTCGGCGCGATGCACGGCGTTGCCGGCGCCAGGATCACGTCGACCGACTGGAACAGCTCCAGCACCCTGGCGCGATACCAGCGGCGGAATTTCTGCGCCTTGTCGACATGGACGGCCGGGATCATCGCGCCCGAGAACAGGCGATCGCGCACTGCCGGATCGAAATCGTTCGGACGGGTGCGCAGCCTGTCGAGATGCAGCGCGGCGCCCTCGGTCGTGGTGATGATGAAGGCCGCGGCACGGGCACGCGCCGCTTCCGGCACCTCCACGACCTGCGTCGCGCCGAGTGCCTTTGCGATGCGCGCGACCGCCTCGACCGCCTCCGGCAACAGATTCTGCTGGAAATAGCCGCCGGCGATCGCGACCCGCAGCCCGCCGATTCCTTCGGCCAGCAGCGGCATCGTGGGCTCGAGCGGTCGCGCGACGCAGGCGGGATCATCAGTTTCGGGCCCCTGCATGACGTCGTAGGCGAGGGCGAGATCCGTCACACTGCGCGCAAACGGGCCGAGATGATCGAGGCTTGCGACGAACGGAAACGATCGCGCGCGCGACAGCCGGCCGTAGGTCGGCTTCAGGCCGAAGATGCCGCAGAACGATGACGGCACCCGGATCGAGCCGTTGGTATCGGAGCCGAGCGCGATCGGCACCAGCGCACCGCCGACGGAACTGCCGGAGCCGCCCGAGGAGCCGCCGGCCATCCGCGCCGGATCGTGCGGATTGCGCGACGGACCGTCATGCGCATTCTCGCCGGTGAAGTCGTAGGCGTACTCGCCCATGTTGAGCGCGCCGACCAGCACGGCGCCGGCGGCTTCCATCCGCTCGATCAGCGTGGCATCGCGCGGCGAGGCCGGCAGGTCGCGATTGATCTTCGAGCCGGCGCGGGTCGAGAGGCCCTGCACGTCAAACAAATTCTTCACCGCGAACGGTACGCCGGCGAGCGGGCCGGCCGGCTGACCCGCCGCGATCGCGGCGTCGATGGCCCTGGCTTTGGCGCGCGCGCGATCGGCGGTGACGTCGGTGAAGGCGTTGAGGACCTTGTCGTGCTGCGCAATGCGCGCGAGCGCCGCCTCGGTCGCGGCGAAGGCCGTCATCTTGCGGTGTGAGACGGCCTGCGCGATTTCGGCGGCCGACAGGAGAGCAGGAATGTCGGACATCGCGATCTCAGACCGAATAGATCGCAGCCGATGCGGCGTCATCGGGCAGCGGGAAGTCATCGACCAGTTTCGCCAGCCGCAGCGCGACCTCAAGATTGGCGCGCACCGCGGGACGCCAGGCATCTTCCAGCGGCAGCTCCAGCGCGCGGGCGGCAGCATTCACGTAGTCGTCGAGGTGATCGGCCATTTCGCTCCCAGTGAGTCTTCAAGCAACCGGCAACGGCGGATGCGGGATCGCCGTCAGCAGTTCCCTTGTATAGGCATCCTGCGGATTGCCCAAGACGGCTTCTGACGTGCCCTGCTCGACGATGCGGCCGGCCCGCATCACGATGACGCGATCGCACAGCAGGCGCACCACGTTGAGATCGTGCGACACGAACAGATAGCTCATGCCCATCGACTGCTTGAGGTCCTGCAGCAGATTGAGCACGACGGCCTGCACGGACACATCGAGCGCCGCGGTCGGCTCGTCGAGGATCACGAGCTTCGGGTGCAGCGCGATGGCGCGTGCGATGCCGACGCGGGCCTTCTGGCCGCCGGACAGCTGATGCGGAAAGCGATCCAGCAGATTGACCGGCAGGCCGACCAGCCGTGCCAGTTCCTCGCAGCGGTCGCGCAGCGCGGCGCGCCCCCTGACGTCGCCGAGCTGCATGATCGGGTCCGCGATCGCGCGCGCCGCGGTGAAGCGCGGATTGAGGCTGTCGGTCGGATCCTGGAACACCATCTGGATCTGGCTGCGCCGCGGCAGCCGCGCGAAGGATTGCGGCACGATGCCGCCGATGTCCTCGCCGTCGAACATGATGCGGCCGGAGGTCTGGTCCAATAGCCGCATCACCATCATCGAGGTCGTCGACTTGCCGCAGCCGGACTCGCCGACCAGCCCGACGCTCTCGCCATGGCCGACCTCGAAACTGATGCCGTCGACGGCGCGGAATACGTCTTCCTCGACCGGCGGCTTGCGGCCGAACAGTTTTGTCAGCACCGAGCCCGCGCCCTGGCGAGGGTATTCCTTGACGAGCTTTTCGACGGACAGGAGGGGCTGCACCTGCTCCCTCTCCCCGCGTGCGGGGAAAGGGTTGGGGTGAGGGGGGCTCTCCGCGAGCACAGCTTGTGGAGAGTCCCCCTCACCCGCCGCGCTGCGCGCGTCGGCCTCTCCCCGCACGCGGGGAGAGGCGAAAGCAGTCGCTTCCTCTTCAGGCAACAAATCCCTCAGCGACACGCCGAGCCGCGGCGTCGCGCGCATCAGCTTCTTCGTATAATCGTGCTGGGGCGCGGCGAAGATGTCGGCCGACTTTGCGGTCTCGACCACACGGCCCTTCTCCATCACCACGACGCGGTCGCAATAGGCGGCGGCGAGGCCAAGATCGTGGGTGATCAGGATCGTCGACATCGACCGGCGCCTCGTCAGCTCGACGATCAGATCCATCACCGCCTTCTGGGTGGTGACGTCGAGGCCGGTGGTCGGCTCGTCGGCGATCAGAAGCTGCGGGTTACAGGCCAGCGCCAGCGCGATGACGACGCGCTGGCACATGCCGCCTGACAGTTCGAACGGATAGGCGTGATAACGCTCGCGCGGCCGCGCGATCTTGACTTGCTCCAGCGCCTCGATCGCGGTCTCGCCGCGGTCGGTGACCTGGGCCTGCTGCACATGCTGGCGCAGCACATCCTCGATCTGGTGCCCGACCTTGCGGATCGGATTGAGCGCGGCGCGCGGGTTCTGGAAGATCATCGAGACTTCGCGGCCGCGCAGATCGCGCATCTGGCTCTCGGTCGCCGCCTTGACGTCGATGCCGGAGAACATCACCGAGCCCTCGGCGATCCGGCCCGCACGATCGAGGATGCGCATCACGGCGTAAGATGTCACCGACTTGCCGGAGCCGGACTCGCCGACGATGCCGACGGTCTCGCCCTTGCCGACCGAGATGTTGACGTGCTGCACGGCTTTCACGATGCCGCGACGCGTGGTGAACTCGACGGTCAGGTCGCTGACGTCGAGCAGTGGCTGCGCAGTCATGCGCGCCTCCCACAAAATATCGAAAACAACCCCATGCAAAGCAGTGTTACGGTAGCATGACACCGCGGCGACACAGTCATCACGTCCTCCGCTGCGGGTCGACGATGTCGCGCAGGCCGTCGCCGAGCAGGTTGAAGCAGAACACCGCGATCATCAGCGCCAGGCCCGGGAATAGCGCGATCCACCATTCGCCGGACACCATGAAGCCCGCGCCCTCGGCGACCATGATGCCCCACTCCGCGGTCGGCGGGCGGACACCGAGACCGATGAAAGAGAGCCCCGCGGCGTTGAGGATCGCATAGCCCATGGTCAGCGACATCTGCACGATCATGATCGGCATGATGTTGGGCAGGATGTGCCCGAGCAGGATGCGGTATTCGCCATTGCCGGACAGCCGCGCCGCCTGCACGAAGCCGGCGTTGCGGCGGACATTGGCTTCCGCGCGTGCGACGCGGGCATAGAGCGGGAAGTTCACGATCGCGGTCGCGATGATGATGTTCTGCACGGTGTTGCCGAGCGCCGCGACGATGCCCATCGCCAGCACGAACAGCGGAAACGCCATGATGGTGTCGGCGATGCGGCCGACGATGCGGTCGGTCCAGCCGCCGAAATAGCCGGCGGCGATGCCGGCGAGCCCGCCCATCAGGAACACCAGCACGACGGAAGCGACCGCGATGAAGGTGTCGAGCCTCGTTGCGACGATGACGCGGCTGAAGATGTCGCGGCCGAGCTGGTCGGTGCCGAACCAGTGCGCCGCGGACGGCGGCTTCAATGCCGCCGCAGTGTTCGAGGCGAGCGGATCATACGGCACCACATAGGGCCCGAACAACGCAGCGAACAGGATCAGGATCAGCAGCGCGAAGGCGAAGCCGGTGACCTTGTTCTCGCTCAGCACATAGCGGGTCTGCTCGAACACTGCGGCAAGCCCGGAGGTTCGGGCGGGACCCGCGGGTTCGACGGTCGGCGCAACGGTGCTCATGTGCCCCTCCTACCCTTCCAGCCTGACGCGCGGATCGATCACGCCGTAGAGGATGTCGATCAGCAGATTGAGAGCGACGTACATCACCGCCATGGTCAGCACGAAGCCCTGGACGGGCGCGAAGTCGGATGCGATCAGCGCCTCCACCGCATAGGAGCCGATGCCGGGCCAGGCGAACACTTTCTCGACCAGCACGTTGGCCCCGAGCAGGAAAGAGAACACCATGCTGAGCGTGGTGATGACCGGCAGCATCGCGTTGCGGAACGCGTAGGTCACGATCACCTTGCCGGGCGACAGGCCGCTGGCGCGCGCGGTGCGGACGAAATCCGACGCCAGCACCGCCAGCATCGAGGCGCGCGTCATGCGCGCGATCGGCGCCAGCGAGAAGATCGCGAGCGTCACCGCCGGCAGGATCAATTGGCTGAACGCCGAACGAAACGCCTCGAAGTCGCGCGCGATCAGCGTATCGATCAGATAGAAGCCGGTGACGGTCGGCGGCGCGCTGTAGAACACGTCGAGCCGGCCGAGCGGCGCCGGTGCCCAGCCGAGCCGGAAATAGAACACATAGACCAGCACGAGCCCGGTGAAGAACACCGGCAGCGACACGCCGGCCGTCGTCGTGACGCGGCAGAGATGGTCGATCCACGAGCCCGGCCGCGTCGCCGCCAGCACGCCGAGCGGGATCGCGATCACGATCGAGACGACGAGGCCGAGCAGTGTGAGTTCGGCCGATGCCGGCAGGCGGCTGCGCAGCTCGGCGGCGACCGGCTGGCCCGTGGTCAGCGAGGTGCCGAGATCGCCATGGGCGAGATCATTGGTGTAGCGCACGAACTGCTCGATCAGCGGCTTGTCGAAACCGAGCTTCTTCCTGATCTGGTCGACCGCTTCCTTCGTTGCGGCAGGCCCCGCGAAATACGCCGCGGGATCGCCGGGCAGCGCGCGCGTCAGCAGGAACGTCACGATCACGACCCCGATCAGCGACGGGATCGCGAACAGCAGCCGCTTGCCGATCAGGGTCAGCATGAGGCGCTCCCAACGGCATCATGCAAAGCCACAACGGGACTGGCAGGGCTCCCTCCCCCCTTGCGGGCAGGGCAATCGTCTATGAAGCGTTCGGTGTCGTCCCGGCGTAGGCCGGGACCCATAACCCAAGGGAGCGGTTGCGGCGCGGGCGAGTGACCACGAGTCTTCGTCAAACTAAATCCTGTGGTTATGGGTCCCGGATCTGCGCTCCGCTTCGCTGCGCTTGTCCGGGACGACGAAGTTCTTTTGCCATATGC
The window above is part of the Bradyrhizobium sp. PSBB068 genome. Proteins encoded here:
- a CDS encoding ABC transporter permease — translated: MLTLIGKRLLFAIPSLIGVVIVTFLLTRALPGDPAAYFAGPAATKEAVDQIRKKLGFDKPLIEQFVRYTNDLAHGDLGTSLTTGQPVAAELRSRLPASAELTLLGLVVSIVIAIPLGVLAATRPGSWIDHLCRVTTTAGVSLPVFFTGLVLVYVFYFRLGWAPAPLGRLDVFYSAPPTVTGFYLIDTLIARDFEAFRSAFSQLILPAVTLAIFSLAPIARMTRASMLAVLASDFVRTARASGLSPGKVIVTYAFRNAMLPVITTLSMVFSFLLGANVLVEKVFAWPGIGSYAVEALIASDFAPVQGFVLTMAVMYVALNLLIDILYGVIDPRVRLEG
- a CDS encoding ABC transporter permease; amino-acid sequence: MSTVAPTVEPAGPARTSGLAAVFEQTRYVLSENKVTGFAFALLILILFAALFGPYVVPYDPLASNTAAALKPPSAAHWFGTDQLGRDIFSRVIVATRLDTFIAVASVVLVFLMGGLAGIAAGYFGGWTDRIVGRIADTIMAFPLFVLAMGIVAALGNTVQNIIIATAIVNFPLYARVARAEANVRRNAGFVQAARLSGNGEYRILLGHILPNIMPIMIVQMSLTMGYAILNAAGLSFIGLGVRPPTAEWGIMVAEGAGFMVSGEWWIALFPGLALMIAVFCFNLLGDGLRDIVDPQRRT
- the hpxZ gene encoding oxalurate catabolism protein HpxZ yields the protein MDIDLPDVVAEVTAQFQRYETALVSNDVAVLGELFRNDSRTLRYGIGENLYGYGEIAAFRAGRPAAGLMRRIDRTVITTYGRDTAIASTLFYRDSAPGRVGRQMQTWIRFPEGWRIVAAHVSVIDEPKGV
- a CDS encoding DUF4089 domain-containing protein: MADHLDDYVNAAARALELPLEDAWRPAVRANLEVALRLAKLVDDFPLPDDAASAAIYSV
- a CDS encoding ABC transporter ATP-binding protein; this encodes MTAQPLLDVSDLTVEFTTRRGIVKAVQHVNISVGKGETVGIVGESGSGKSVTSYAVMRILDRAGRIAEGSVMFSGIDVKAATESQMRDLRGREVSMIFQNPRAALNPIRKVGHQIEDVLRQHVQQAQVTDRGETAIEALEQVKIARPRERYHAYPFELSGGMCQRVVIALALACNPQLLIADEPTTGLDVTTQKAVMDLIVELTRRRSMSTILITHDLGLAAAYCDRVVVMEKGRVVETAKSADIFAAPQHDYTKKLMRATPRLGVSLRDLLPEEEATAFASPRVRGEADARSAAGEGDSPQAVLAESPPHPNPFPARGEREQVQPLLSVEKLVKEYPRQGAGSVLTKLFGRKPPVEEDVFRAVDGISFEVGHGESVGLVGESGCGKSTTSMMVMRLLDQTSGRIMFDGEDIGGIVPQSFARLPRRSQIQMVFQDPTDSLNPRFTAARAIADPIMQLGDVRGRAALRDRCEELARLVGLPVNLLDRFPHQLSGGQKARVGIARAIALHPKLVILDEPTAALDVSVQAVVLNLLQDLKQSMGMSYLFVSHDLNVVRLLCDRVIVMRAGRIVEQGTSEAVLGNPQDAYTRELLTAIPHPPLPVA
- a CDS encoding AtzE family amidohydrolase, which codes for MSDIPALLSAAEIAQAVSHRKMTAFAATEAALARIAQHDKVLNAFTDVTADRARAKARAIDAAIAAGQPAGPLAGVPFAVKNLFDVQGLSTRAGSKINRDLPASPRDATLIERMEAAGAVLVGALNMGEYAYDFTGENAHDGPSRNPHDPARMAGGSSGGSGSSVGGALVPIALGSDTNGSIRVPSSFCGIFGLKPTYGRLSRARSFPFVASLDHLGPFARSVTDLALAYDVMQGPETDDPACVARPLEPTMPLLAEGIGGLRVAIAGGYFQQNLLPEAVEAVARIAKALGATQVVEVPEAARARAAAFIITTTEGAALHLDRLRTRPNDFDPAVRDRLFSGAMIPAVHVDKAQKFRRWYRARVLELFQSVDVILAPATPCIAPKIGQANFTLDGVELPVRPNIGIHTQPISFIGLPVVAVPVPLEPMPIGVQIIAAPWREDIALRVAYALEQMGVANAPAPRGL
- the atzF gene encoding allophanate hydrolase; this encodes MTETVAAIVAAHRTRTMTPAQTVARSYQRIREHNDPAIFISLRDEQEALAEAAQLADPTLPLYGVPVAVKDNIDVAGLPTTAACPAFAYTPAHDATAVARLRAAGAIIIGKTNLDQFATGLVGVRSPYGIPKNPVRDDLVPGGSSSGSAVAVSAGLVPLSLGTDTAGSGRVPAMLNNVVGLKPSLGLIPNTGLVPACRTLDCISVFSLTVDDALAALAVMAGPDDADPFSRDRPLAALAAFPSRLKLGIPKSGQLIFFGDREAETAYGKALQRWQVLGADLVEFDLEPFYETARLLYEGPWVAERYLVIRDLLASSPDAIHPVTREITIGGARPTAADTFSALYRLQALRRVAERSFAQLDAIVLPTAPTVYSTADVLAKPIELNSRLGTYTNFVNLLDLCGLALPAAIRPDGAPFGITLLAPAGRDAELAGIGRVFHADTGLGLGAKSLPQPALAQVPAQATSNEITIAVVGAHLSGMALNHELTALDARLLEETATATDYKLYALDTTPPKPGMLRIETGAGHAIKLELWAMSPAAFGRFVAAIPPPLSIGTIRLADGRQAKGFIVEPAAIHGAKDISAFGGWRAFMAEKAKG
- a CDS encoding GntR family transcriptional regulator, which codes for MSLDDLPTRAPQPTESEPVVPRVDRPSSLVDKVTRAEELRLQLADEIVRGTLPPGAGLDETDLARRFNVSRTPVREALRQLAASGLIDARAHRGAVVARPSLERLTGMFEAMAELEAMCAGLAAERMTPAERHALEAIHEELRVLSYTGNPERFHEVNERFHNAIYTGSQNAYIAEITLATRVRVQPFRRAQFRNLGRLAKSHAEHDRVVVAIMRGDKPGAAAAMRAHIEQVRGEYETYAVSV